Proteins from a genomic interval of Streptomyces sp. NBC_01445:
- a CDS encoding MarR family winged helix-turn-helix transcriptional regulator: MAAKKAEPGLVDQWRDILAVHARTMCELDRELHQHGLGASDFEVLDVLAAGTAEDGSSSFRVQEIAAQVHLSQSALSRLIGRLEKDGLLTRGMCPEDRRGVRVCLTQKGRDLHTEVRPLQRAVLGRMLADGPKG, from the coding sequence ATGGCGGCGAAAAAGGCCGAGCCCGGCCTCGTGGATCAGTGGCGGGACATCCTTGCGGTGCATGCGCGCACCATGTGCGAGCTCGATCGCGAGCTGCATCAGCACGGCCTGGGCGCCAGCGACTTCGAGGTGCTCGACGTCCTGGCCGCCGGTACGGCGGAGGACGGCAGTTCCTCCTTCCGCGTGCAGGAGATCGCTGCGCAGGTCCATCTCAGCCAGAGCGCCCTGTCACGCCTGATCGGCCGCCTGGAGAAGGACGGCCTCCTGACGCGCGGGATGTGCCCCGAGGACCGCCGCGGCGTACGGGTCTGCCTGACGCAGAAGGGCCGCGACCTGCACACCGAGGTGCGACCGTTGCAGCGCGCGGTACTGGGGCGGATGCTCGCGGACGGCCCGAAGGGCTGA
- a CDS encoding maleylpyruvate isomerase family mycothiol-dependent enzyme: protein METAEHIETLDEEGRLLAGAAETAGTDAKVPTCPGWAVRDLLRHVGMVHRWATAFVAEGRTSYHPDDGLPDLDGAELIAWFREGHGRLVGTLAGARPDVECWTFLPAPSPLAFWARRQAHETTVHRVDAESALAGTPGVIPAEFAVDGIEELLLGFHARGRSKVRSDTPRLLRVRATDADRAWTVRVSQEPPATERDGAGEADCELSGPAARLYLSLWNRLPFPSLTGDASLAALWRERSGITWS from the coding sequence ATGGAGACTGCGGAGCACATCGAGACGCTCGACGAGGAGGGCCGCCTCCTCGCCGGCGCCGCCGAGACGGCGGGGACCGACGCCAAGGTGCCGACCTGCCCGGGCTGGGCCGTACGGGACCTGCTGCGGCACGTGGGCATGGTGCATCGCTGGGCCACGGCGTTCGTCGCCGAGGGGCGCACGTCGTACCACCCCGACGACGGTCTGCCGGATCTGGACGGCGCGGAGCTCATCGCCTGGTTCCGTGAGGGCCACGGCCGGCTCGTCGGGACGCTGGCCGGTGCCCGGCCCGACGTCGAGTGCTGGACTTTCCTGCCCGCGCCGTCGCCGCTCGCGTTCTGGGCGCGGCGGCAGGCGCACGAGACGACCGTCCACCGGGTGGACGCGGAGTCCGCGCTGGCCGGGACGCCCGGCGTGATCCCCGCGGAGTTCGCCGTCGACGGCATCGAGGAGCTGCTGCTCGGCTTCCACGCGCGCGGCAGGAGCAAAGTGCGGTCGGACACCCCGCGCCTGTTGCGCGTGCGGGCCACCGACGCCGACCGGGCATGGACCGTACGGGTCTCGCAGGAGCCGCCGGCCACCGAGCGGGACGGGGCGGGCGAGGCCGACTGCGAGCTGTCGGGTCCCGCGGCGCGGCTCTATCTGTCGCTGTGGAACCGGCTGCCGTTCCCGAGCCTCACCGGCGACGCCTCACTGGCCGCGCTGTGGCGGGAGCGGTCGGGGATCACCTGGAGCTGA
- a CDS encoding MFS transporter translates to MPTLNKLRAVKDDSPRTAPLTRLRIALTIFFALDGFIFAGWVVRIPAVKEQTGASASTLGLALLGVSAGAVITMMLTGRLCRRFGSHPVTVVSAVLLALSVALPPLTHSALVLGLVLLVFGAAYGGINVAMNSAAVDLVAALRRPVMPSFHAAFSLGGMLGAGLGGLVAGHVSPTRHLLTLTVIGLLVTAAVGPTLLRHDAPTAPDDSSRTRSEPASASERPAGRVRGLVLVFGLIALCTAYGEGALADWGALHLEEDLHAHPGVAAAGYSCFALAMTIGRISGTSLLERLGRTRTLVFGGATGAAGMLLGSLAPTVWLALLGFAVTGLGLANIFPVAVERAGALAGPTGVAAASTLGYGGMLLGPPMIGFMADWFSLPAALTSVAVLAGVAALIGFATRRAAVA, encoded by the coding sequence GTGCCGACACTAAACAAACTCCGGGCCGTCAAGGACGACAGCCCGCGGACCGCGCCCCTCACCCGCCTCCGTATCGCGCTCACGATCTTCTTCGCGCTCGACGGCTTCATCTTCGCGGGATGGGTCGTCCGCATCCCCGCAGTGAAGGAGCAGACCGGCGCCTCGGCGAGCACGCTCGGACTCGCGCTCCTCGGCGTCTCCGCGGGGGCCGTGATCACGATGATGCTCACAGGGCGCCTGTGCAGGCGCTTCGGCAGCCATCCGGTCACCGTGGTGAGCGCCGTACTCCTGGCGCTGAGCGTCGCGCTGCCGCCACTCACCCACTCGGCGCTCGTCCTCGGCCTGGTGCTGCTCGTGTTCGGAGCCGCCTACGGCGGGATCAACGTGGCGATGAACAGCGCCGCGGTCGACCTCGTAGCCGCCCTGCGCCGCCCCGTCATGCCGAGCTTCCACGCGGCGTTCAGCCTCGGCGGCATGCTCGGCGCGGGCCTCGGCGGCCTGGTCGCGGGCCACGTCTCCCCCACCCGGCACCTCCTCACCCTCACCGTCATCGGCCTGCTCGTCACGGCCGCCGTCGGCCCCACACTCCTGCGCCACGACGCCCCGACGGCCCCGGACGACAGCAGTCGTACACGAAGCGAGCCCGCGTCGGCGTCCGAGCGGCCCGCCGGACGCGTGCGCGGACTCGTCCTCGTCTTCGGCCTCATCGCCCTGTGCACCGCGTACGGCGAGGGCGCGCTCGCGGACTGGGGCGCGCTGCACCTGGAGGAGGACTTGCACGCCCATCCCGGCGTGGCCGCGGCAGGGTATTCCTGCTTCGCCCTGGCCATGACCATCGGCCGGATCAGCGGGACGTCGCTGCTCGAACGCCTGGGCAGGACCCGCACGCTGGTGTTCGGCGGCGCCACCGGCGCGGCCGGCATGCTGCTCGGCTCGCTCGCCCCCACCGTGTGGCTGGCGCTCCTCGGCTTCGCCGTCACAGGCCTGGGTCTCGCCAATATCTTTCCCGTGGCGGTCGAACGCGCCGGCGCCCTGGCCGGACCCACCGGCGTCGCCGCCGCGTCCACGCTCGGCTACGGCGGCATGCTCCTCGGACCGCCGATGATCGGCTTCATGGCGGACTGGTTCTCGCTCCCCGCCGCGCTGACCAGCGTGGCCGTACTGGCGGGCGTCGCCGCCCTGATCGGCTTCGCGACCCGGCGCGCGGCCGTCGCCTGA
- a CDS encoding DeoR/GlpR family DNA-binding transcription regulator — MSRDARWKSLLELLVERGRLDVEEAAADLGVSAATIRRDFDQLAEQQMLVRTRGGAVVHGVSYELPLRYKTARNASEKERIAKAVAELITPGEAVGLTGGTTTTEVARALAVRPDLASGSPALTIVTNALNIANELAVRPQFKIVVTGGVARPQSYELIGPLADGVLSQITIDTAVLGVVGFDVAHGAAAHDEAEAAINRLLCERAERVIVAADSSKLGQRAFARICSTERIGTLVTDSAVDAATVERFEEAGVKVLAV, encoded by the coding sequence ATGTCCCGCGACGCCCGCTGGAAGTCCCTGCTGGAACTGCTCGTGGAGCGGGGGCGCCTGGATGTCGAGGAGGCGGCGGCCGATCTGGGGGTGTCCGCGGCCACGATCCGGCGCGACTTCGACCAGCTCGCCGAGCAGCAGATGCTCGTACGCACCCGGGGCGGCGCCGTCGTCCACGGCGTCTCCTACGAGCTGCCGCTGCGCTACAAGACGGCGCGCAACGCCTCCGAGAAGGAACGAATCGCCAAGGCGGTCGCCGAGCTGATCACGCCGGGCGAGGCGGTCGGCCTGACCGGCGGCACGACGACGACCGAGGTGGCGCGCGCACTCGCGGTCCGCCCCGATCTCGCCTCCGGCTCCCCGGCCCTCACGATCGTCACCAATGCGCTGAACATCGCCAACGAGCTCGCGGTGCGGCCCCAGTTCAAGATCGTGGTGACGGGCGGGGTCGCCCGGCCGCAGTCGTACGAGCTCATCGGCCCGCTCGCGGACGGCGTGCTGAGCCAGATCACCATCGACACGGCCGTGCTCGGTGTCGTCGGTTTCGACGTCGCGCACGGCGCCGCGGCGCACGACGAGGCGGAAGCGGCCATCAACCGGCTGCTGTGCGAGCGGGCGGAGCGCGTGATCGTCGCGGCGGACTCCAGCAAGCTGGGCCAGCGCGCGTTCGCCCGGATCTGCTCGACGGAGCGGATCGGCACCCTGGTCACGGACAGCGCCGTGGACGCGGCGACGGTGGAGCGCTTCGAGGAGGCGGGGGTCAAGGTCCTCGCGGTGTGA
- a CDS encoding SIS domain-containing protein: MSHVENELNSQPECWTRAAGLAAGEAAKLPAPGERVAIVGCGTSWFMAQAFAALREQSGQGETDAFAASEFPAGRQYDRLIALSRSGTTTEVVELLAAVKGRIRTTAVIGDPNTPIVSAADDVIVLDFADEQSVVQTRFATTALTLLRAHLGLHTEQAVADARTALETPLPEGLVECGQFTFLGRGWTVGLANEAALKMREASLSWTEAYPAMEYRHGPISVTTAGTATWMIGTAPEGLAEQVTGTGALWVEGSLDPLAELVRAQRLAVAVAAARGLDPDQPRHLTRSVILTAG, encoded by the coding sequence ATGAGCCATGTCGAGAACGAGCTGAACAGCCAGCCGGAGTGCTGGACGCGCGCGGCGGGCCTGGCCGCGGGCGAGGCCGCCAAGCTGCCCGCGCCGGGGGAGCGCGTCGCGATCGTGGGCTGCGGCACCTCGTGGTTCATGGCGCAGGCCTTCGCCGCGCTGCGCGAGCAGTCCGGGCAGGGCGAGACCGACGCGTTCGCGGCCTCGGAGTTCCCGGCCGGGCGCCAGTACGACCGCCTCATCGCGCTGTCCCGGTCCGGCACGACGACCGAGGTCGTCGAGCTGCTCGCCGCGGTCAAGGGCCGCATCCGGACGACCGCCGTCATCGGCGACCCGAACACACCGATCGTCTCCGCCGCCGACGACGTGATCGTCCTGGACTTCGCCGACGAGCAGTCCGTCGTCCAGACCCGCTTCGCGACGACGGCGCTCACGCTCCTGCGCGCCCACCTCGGCCTGCACACCGAGCAGGCCGTCGCCGACGCGCGCACCGCGCTCGAGACGCCGCTGCCCGAAGGCCTCGTGGAGTGCGGCCAGTTCACCTTCCTGGGGCGCGGCTGGACCGTCGGCCTCGCGAACGAGGCCGCTCTGAAGATGCGCGAGGCGTCCCTGTCGTGGACCGAGGCGTACCCCGCGATGGAGTACCGCCACGGCCCCATCAGCGTCACCACCGCGGGCACCGCCACCTGGATGATCGGCACGGCGCCCGAAGGGCTCGCCGAGCAGGTGACCGGCACCGGCGCGCTCTGGGTCGAGGGGAGCCTCGACCCGCTCGCCGAACTCGTGCGCGCGCAGCGCCTCGCCGTCGCCGTCGCGGCCGCCCGCGGCCTCGACCCCGACCAGCCGCGCCACCTCACCCGCTCGGTGATCCTCACCGCCGGCTGA